Proteins from a single region of Luteolibacter arcticus:
- a CDS encoding alginate lyase family protein: protein MFRRLFPVLLCLTLAKAAEHRVSSAAELAGLSLAAGDTVVMADGSWKRQRVVLHGKGTEDHPITLRAATAGMVLLEDNSSIQIDGEHLVVAGLWVKDGSVELKGRDNRLTGCAVTGGKQRNFLHLHGQRHRVDQCHFSGKTTEGPTVQVEVEESPNQHRIDHNHFGARPPLGRNGGETIRIGYSHQATRSSGTVVEQNLFEGCDGELEIISNKSCDNIYRANTFRECAGFLTLRHGDRCRVEGNFFFGRLKRGSGGIRVIGHDHVVANNFIDSVAEGAIRLTSGIPNGPATGYVEARNVAIVFNTVTDSPGATIELDAGIGSAGRTLRPENIVIAHNVFSLPQRAVLTKGTEGAGFRWTGNFSNRAGDHVRKADLMLTRDLHGVWRPSPGSPLQAAAEAFPGIGCDLDGQPRTGRFDAGCDEISQAPAIARPLTTADTGPAWMRAPKTNFSEILAHDRERILIAAEAALKREPLTITTHRAKLSEGGPNDFYSNGDYWWPDPKKPDGLPYIKRDGETNPENFTAHRDTMRELRDAVAALAAAWLATGDAKYPAKAAALLHAFFLDPATRMNPHLKYAQAIPGVTPGRGIGIIDTLHLIEIPKAVKAMENSPAFTPELREGLRTWFRDYAKWMSESKNGKEEAVTKNNHAVAYFLQLAVFAEFTDDRTKLAECRGRFKEAFVPLQMAEDGSFPQELARTKPYGYSIFQLDNVATLCQVLSTSEENLWEFELPDGRGIRRAMAFLQPYLADKGTWPHPPDVQAWDGWPARQPCLLFAGLACGEARYVDLWKKLEPDPQDAEVRRNIAITQPVLWLRR from the coding sequence ATGTTTCGACGGCTTTTTCCGGTCCTTCTCTGCCTTACCTTGGCCAAGGCGGCCGAGCATCGTGTTTCCTCGGCAGCAGAGTTGGCCGGGCTTTCACTCGCCGCCGGTGACACCGTGGTGATGGCCGACGGCTCGTGGAAGCGCCAGCGGGTCGTCTTGCATGGCAAAGGCACCGAAGACCACCCGATCACCCTGCGCGCCGCCACGGCCGGAATGGTTCTGCTAGAAGACAACTCCTCTATCCAGATCGATGGCGAGCACCTCGTGGTCGCCGGGCTGTGGGTCAAGGACGGCAGCGTCGAACTGAAGGGCCGCGACAATCGCCTCACCGGCTGCGCGGTCACCGGCGGCAAGCAACGGAATTTCCTGCATCTCCATGGCCAGCGCCATCGCGTGGACCAATGCCACTTTTCCGGCAAGACCACGGAAGGTCCCACCGTGCAAGTCGAGGTCGAGGAAAGCCCGAATCAACATCGCATCGATCACAACCACTTCGGCGCGCGGCCACCCCTCGGACGCAATGGCGGCGAAACGATTCGCATCGGCTACAGCCACCAGGCGACGCGATCGTCGGGCACCGTGGTCGAGCAGAACCTCTTCGAAGGCTGCGACGGCGAGCTCGAAATCATCTCTAACAAGTCCTGCGACAACATCTACCGGGCGAATACCTTCCGCGAGTGCGCCGGCTTTCTCACCTTGCGCCACGGTGATCGCTGCCGCGTGGAAGGGAACTTTTTCTTCGGTCGCCTCAAGCGCGGCTCGGGTGGCATCCGCGTGATCGGCCATGACCACGTGGTGGCCAATAACTTCATCGACTCGGTCGCCGAAGGAGCGATCCGGCTGACTTCGGGCATCCCCAACGGGCCCGCCACCGGCTACGTCGAGGCGCGCAACGTGGCGATCGTCTTCAACACGGTCACCGACTCCCCCGGCGCGACGATCGAGCTCGATGCCGGTATCGGCAGTGCCGGTCGCACCTTGCGGCCCGAGAACATCGTCATCGCCCACAACGTCTTCTCCCTCCCCCAGCGAGCGGTGCTCACGAAGGGCACCGAGGGCGCGGGATTCCGCTGGACCGGGAATTTCAGCAACCGCGCCGGCGACCATGTCCGCAAGGCCGACCTGATGCTCACTCGGGATCTCCACGGCGTGTGGCGGCCATCACCCGGCAGTCCCTTGCAAGCGGCGGCGGAGGCGTTTCCCGGAATCGGCTGCGACCTCGATGGCCAGCCGCGCACCGGTCGCTTCGATGCCGGCTGTGACGAGATCTCCCAAGCGCCCGCCATCGCGCGGCCGCTCACGACGGCCGATACCGGACCGGCCTGGATGCGTGCGCCAAAGACGAACTTCAGCGAGATCCTCGCCCATGATCGCGAGCGCATCCTGATCGCCGCTGAAGCCGCATTGAAGCGGGAGCCACTCACCATCACCACCCACCGTGCCAAGCTCAGCGAAGGTGGCCCGAACGACTTCTACTCCAACGGCGACTACTGGTGGCCCGATCCGAAGAAGCCGGACGGACTGCCCTACATCAAGCGCGACGGTGAAACCAACCCGGAGAACTTCACCGCCCACCGCGACACCATGCGCGAGTTGCGTGACGCGGTGGCCGCGTTGGCCGCCGCCTGGCTGGCCACCGGTGATGCGAAGTATCCGGCGAAGGCGGCCGCGTTGCTGCACGCCTTTTTCCTCGATCCCGCGACGAGAATGAACCCTCACCTCAAGTATGCCCAGGCGATCCCGGGTGTCACGCCGGGACGCGGCATTGGCATCATCGACACGCTCCATCTCATCGAGATCCCCAAGGCGGTGAAGGCGATGGAAAACTCACCGGCCTTCACGCCGGAATTGCGCGAGGGCCTGCGGACTTGGTTTCGCGATTACGCGAAGTGGATGTCCGAAAGCAAGAACGGCAAGGAAGAGGCGGTGACGAAGAACAATCACGCGGTCGCCTATTTCCTGCAGCTCGCGGTGTTCGCGGAATTCACCGACGATAGAACGAAGCTCGCCGAGTGTCGGGGGCGGTTCAAGGAAGCCTTCGTGCCGCTGCAGATGGCGGAGGACGGCAGCTTTCCCCAGGAGCTAGCCCGCACCAAGCCCTACGGCTACTCGATCTTCCAGCTCGATAACGTGGCAACGCTCTGCCAAGTACTATCCACCTCGGAGGAAAACCTGTGGGAGTTCGAGCTTCCCGACGGTCGCGGTATCCGGCGCGCGATGGCCTTCCTCCAACCCTATCTGGCGGACAAGGGAACCTGGCCGCACCCACCCGACGTCCAGGCGTGGGACGGCTGGCCGGCGCGTCAGCCGTGCCTGCTCTTCGCCGGCCTCGCCTGCGGTGAAGCGCGCTACGTGGACTTGTGGAAGAAGCTGGAGCCGGACCCGCAGGACGCGGAAGTGCGGCGCAACATCGCCATCACCCAGCCGGTGCTGTGGCTGCGGCGGTGA